A region from the Papaver somniferum cultivar HN1 unplaced genomic scaffold, ASM357369v1 unplaced-scaffold_125, whole genome shotgun sequence genome encodes:
- the LOC113331316 gene encoding uncharacterized protein LOC113331316 encodes MMQKLIDAGDLKQYVQRTSTEERAKRSKQVQLPEGNRTLNTISCSETTGPSLTAQIGKRLRKQFEDYCELYKIDGEEVDEHEQWMDAPMVFDTDDVEEDMEDHNDPLVLTLPVAGCNIKKILIDGGISVNVLFYDKFKRMELNDEQLLSSYYTIYGFNGAATKPLGDIVLQVDAGPMKVDTRFSVVDSSSPYNAIIGRGWVHKLKGVAATYHQYLRFPTPQGVMEIKGDQVIARECQTLQNQLNNEQDEQRKSRRSQNKEAAKEKAIDTYLEEISGRSLSKENTVGNA; translated from the coding sequence atgatgcAAAAGTTGATTGACGCAGGAGATCTTAAACAATATGTACAGAGGACTAGCACCGAAGAAAGGGCTAAACGGAGCAAGCAGGTTCAGCTACCTGAAGGAAACCGCACCCTTAACACCATCTCATGTTCTGAGACCACGGGGCCATCTCTAACTGCCCAGATAGGTAAAAGATTGAGAAAGCAGTTTGAAGACTATTGTGAGCTGTACAAAATCGACGGGGAAGAAGTGGATGaacacgaacaatggatggacgcacCAATGGTCTTCGACACGGACGAcgtcgaagaagatatggaggacCATAACGACCCTCTAGTTCTCACGCTGCCAGTAGCCGGGTGCAACATCAAGAAGATCCTCATCGATGGAGGAATCTCAGTCAACGTTTTATTCTATGATAAATTCAAACGAATGGAACTCAACGatgaacaactgttatcttcGTACTACACTATCTACGGTTTTAacggagcagccacgaagccttTAGGAGACATTGTCCTGCAAGTAGACGCAGGGCCAATGAAGGTCGACACCCGGTTCAGTGTGGTGGATTCATCATCACCTTATAATGCCATAATTGGCCGAGGATGGGTACACAAACTCAAGGGAGTAGCGGCTACTTACCACCAATACCTTAGGTTTCCAACTCCCCAAGGGGTAATGGAAATAAAAGGAGACCAGGTCATTGCGCGAGAATGTCAAACTTTGCAGAATCAGCTTAATAACGAACAGGATGAGCAGCGAAAGTCCCGAAGATCTCAAAACAAAGAAGCTGCAAAAGAGAAAGCGATCGACAcctatctggaagaaatctctgGCAGAAGCCTTTCAAAGGAGAATACGGTTGGAAACGCATAG
- the LOC113331317 gene encoding uncharacterized protein LOC113331317 gives MVVTDNPAPLNQRGTRGNRRYDPDYHPDDSDYFDNDTPRSGQSFIPEKHQRAVEDLRAEMMAEIKKLKTRQGGGRLEQVMQEENTTPLTQYLAKAFIPHKCPVPAFECYDGSNDPATHLRYYNRMMAQWDYEDAILCRYFPSSLKGSALSWFDNLPANSIDSYEQLTEKFLATYMYKKVVNTGMDKLFSLSIKYKETIREYTDRWHKIYQAIEKVDSVVNINCYKLGLDRMSPLFVEIHGTIPATEGDLRVVIEKHARLEEIQRENPRAQTQRPSRTNSVEQANRSKRGNSDERPSEDRRERRDDRRRDDRKFEDQVYTKLNTSYSRILKEIKGRENIDWPWSKGKQPPRS, from the coding sequence ATGGTGGTAACTGACAACCCAGCGCCGCTAAACCAGAGGGGCACTAGAGGAAATCGAAGATATGATCCTGACTACCATCCGGATGACTCAGACTACTTCGATAATGATACCCCAAGGTCAGGACAATCCTTTATCCCAGAGAAACACCAACGTGCAGTGGAGGATCTTCGTGCcgaaatgatggcagagatcaagaAGTTGAAAACTAGGCAAGGAGGTGGAAGGTTGGAGCAAGTGATGCAGGAAgaaaacactaccccgctgacacAGTACTTAGCCAAAGCTTTCATCCCACATAAATGTCCAGTTCCGGCCTTCGAGTGCTATGATGGATCCAACGATCCCGCAACCCATCTTCggtattataatcgaatgatggcacAATGGGATTACGAAGACgccatactgtgcagatacttccctTCAAGTCTGAAAGGTTCCGCGTTGTCCTGGTTCGACAATTTACCGGCAAATTCCATCGATTCTTACGAGCAGCTTACCGAAAAATTCTTGGCGACCTACATGTATAAAAAGgtcgtcaacaccggaatggataaactcttCTCACTGTCAATTAAGTACAAGGAAACAATCAGGGAATACACCGACAGATGGCATAAAATATATCAAGCCATCGAAAAAGTGGATTCGGTAGTTaacatcaactgctacaaattgGGTCTAGACAGGATGAGTCCCCTGTTTGTCGAGATCCACGGCACCATCCCCGCTACCGAAGGAGATCTTCGAGTAGTCATAGAAAAACATGCAAGGTTAGAGGAGATCCAACGAGAGAATCCCAGAGCTCAGACTCAGCGTCCCTCACGCACGAATTCTGTAGAACAAGCTAACAGATCCAAGAGAGGCAACTCAGATGAACGACCCAGCGAGGACAGAAGAGAACGAAGAGATGATCGACGAAGGgatgaccgaaaattcgaagaccagGTCTATACGAAGCTAAACACAAGCTATTCACGCATCCTGAAGGAAATCAAGGGTCGGGAAAATATTGactggccatggtccaagggaaagcagcccccaagaTCATAA